The Microbulbifer pacificus sequence GTTGCACCCTGCGTCAGCCCCTGGGCCTACGAGCGTATCCACCGCTGGAACCCGAACGCCATCGACCCGAACCGATCCTTCCGCGAGAACAGCCCGGCCGAAGAATCCGCGGCGCTGCTGCGTCTTGTGGAACCCATCCGCGACCGTGCACTGATGCATATTGACCTGCACGAAACCACTGATACCGATGAAACCGAATTCCGCCCGGCACTGGCCGCCCGTGATGGCAAGCCGTTCACGCCGGGTGGTATTCCCGATGGCTTTTATCTGGTGGACGACAGCGAGAACCCGCAGCCCGAATTCCAGCAGGCGGTGATCGCAGCGGTAGAGAAGGTCACCCATATCGCGCCGGCGGACGACAACAACGAGATCATCGGCTCACCGGTGGTCGCTCGCGGCGTGATCGAATACCCGCTCAGGCAGCTGGGTCTGTGTGCCAGTATCACCAACGCCCGCTACAAGACCACTACCGAGGTCTACCCCGACAGCCCCCGTGCCACGCCCGAGCAGTGCAACACCGCACAGGCGGTCGCGGTGTGTGCGGCGATCGATTACGCGCTTGCACAGCATTAACAAACGGAAACCGAAGGGGCCGATTAACGTTATGGCATTAATTTGATTGAGTTCATGTAATGCCAACATGTTGCACTACCACTAATTTTTTCCGTTGAAAAAGTTAGATTGCTCGAACTTGATCTAGCATTGGGAATTAGTGAATAACCCAACAGGTGCAACATGAGTAATGAGCAGACGTACGAAGGAAGCTGTTTTTGTGGTGCGGTCCAATTGACTGTCACGGGTGAGCCAGCTGCCATGGGCTATTGCCATTGCGAGTCCTGTCGACACTGGTCAGCGGGTCCGGTCAATGCATTCACCCTGTGGAAGCCGGAGGCGGTAAAAGTCACACAGGGTGTCGATAACATCGCTACTTTCAGTAAGACACCCAAGAGTTATCGCAAATGGTGTAAAACCTGCGGGGGACACGTTTTCGCCGAACATCCAACACTGGGCCTGACGGATGTGTTTGCCGCGGTGATCCCCACCTTTCCCTATAAACCCGGTGTGCATGTGAATTACCAGGAAGCCGTATTGCGTGTCCGCGACGGGTTACCCAAGTTGAAGGATTTCCCGGCAGAATTTGGTGGCTCAGGTGAAATTATCCCGGAGTAGTACTCGGTACCTCATTTCTTCAGGCGCTCAGGTTCACTGCTATTGATTGGAGTGGAAGTGCTGCGGTGGCTTTCAGCCCTATGCGGGTGGATCTGATCTTTCCCTTTGCGTAGGGCTCGAATTGCCGATCATGACGTAGATGTCATTCGTGTCAGTTTTTCTCAATCATTATGATTTGTTTCCCGTTATTTACGTGAGAGGGTTCACGAAATGTGACGTTTAGTATATTTTTCTCCAAAATAACTTAATTGGGGGATAACGTTCGTGGGATCTAAATGGAAGTTGGTTCTGGCTACACTGGCCGTGTCTTATGGTTCTGGTGCCTTTGCGATTAGCACAGGTGCAATGAGAGAACTGAAAAATGAAAGCCTGCTGAATGGCCTGTATTCAGATCGCAGAGAAGAAATCGGGTTATTGGAAATTCATCGTCTGGAAACGGATATTTACAAGCTGACAAAGCTCAGAGCCAGTGCGATTAAAGCGCAATACAATTTGCCTGCGGACGAGCGGGCTGAAGTTCTGGCTGAAATTGTTGGGATACTTGGTGAATTCTCCTTGATCGACGATGCCGATTACGCATCATTCCAAAAGGGACAATTCTCATTGTCAAAAGACGATGCCAAGGATATTGCAAAATTGGCCGATCAGATGATTGAGGACAAGTCCAACCAAATTGAGCAGCAGAAGCGACAGCATAAAGTTGAATTGAAACCCTTGGACTCACTGGCAGGCGTGTCATTTGGTACTGGTGACAATGCCATTTCCCCCAAGCTATCGTTCTATAAATGGGATTCAGGTGTGTTTAAGGAGCCTGAAACTCCGTTGAAGGATGTATGGCATTGGGGTTACGGGGTTAACTTGGACCTGGGGGCCGGAAATGTATCCAAGACGGCAGAAGAAGCCGCAGATGACTTGATGCTGGAAGGGGGCGATGGCCGAATTTCCATTGAGGGTGCGGTCGGGTATCAGTTCAATCAGAACCTGAATATTTCAATTGGGGCAACAGTCAATCAATCTTGGTTGAACGCCGACATTGAAGAAGACGGTCAAAAGTATGAGGTCGATGATAGTGCTCGCCAGGTGACCGCCAACATTATTCTGGAAACCCAATTCTTTTATCTGGGGCTTGAGCACGGCTGGAACAAATTTGTTGGCGATGGCCAGAACCGATTTGCCGAGGCGATCGATGGCAATGAGACGACAAGAGTTTCATTCCTTGTGTCTTTGCAGGATTACTATATCCGCTTCGACAGCATGAAGGGCGAGAGTGGTACGGTAAATAGCGTTTCTCTCAGCAAAGACCTCGATCTTTTCTGAGCTCGTTAATCTGACAACCCTGCAATGGAGGTCACGATACTGTGACCTCTGTTTGCAGTGTCACTGCTGCCGTGAGCGAGTTGGTAATCAGGCAGCTCTGCTCAGACTTCTCCAGTAACTTTTGCGCTTTATCAGTATCCGTACCCTGGGGTACATCGAGTTTCGCATTCACTTCAAACGCCGTGAAGCAGGTCTTGCGACCGTCCTTGTCCAGCGTGCCAGTGGCACTGCATTCCAGATTCGTCCACTCAAGCCCATTGAACTTGGCAATGGCGCGAAAGGTGAGAATAAAGCAGTCGGCCACCGCGGCTACCAACAATTCCTCTGGTGACCACTGGTCGCCCGGGCCATCGAACTGAACCGGCCCAGCTGAGGTAATTGGGGCTAGCTGTCCGGCTGTGAGAATGACGTTTCCTTCGTTCGCTGCGTTTGCGGCTACCTGATATTTGTGGGGAAGCGATTCCATGGCATTTCCTATCGACGTGTCTGTGGTCCGGAAGGGGCGCAAGCGCTGGGAATGTCTGGGCGCGGTTATCCGGCTAATGCGAGTTTGAAACTATCCCGGTATCTGCGGGAAAGGTTCAGCTGTTTACCACACTGTAGTTGAACCTCACCGTCGCCACTGGGTTCGAAACGGATGTGTTCGATGACATTGTGGTTTACCACCAGTCCGCGGTGAATGCGGCTGAACCCGGCTGGGGCGAGGCGTTCGCTGATGTCCTTCAGAGTGCTGCGCAGGGGGTAAATGCGCCCGCGGCTGTGCAGGTTTACATAATTGCCGGCGGACTCGATCCATTCGATATCGGACACCCGCACCAGAAATTCCTTGTCGAGCTTTTTCACCAGGAAGTGCTCCGGTGGCCGCTGCCCGGCGCTGTCAATCTGCGGGGCTTCATTTTCCGCGATCAGGCTGGCTTCACCTTTCAGGCGGCTGTAGGCCAGGCGGAACACGTAATACATGCAGAAGTAACTCGCGTATCCCATTACATCCTTGCGGTACTCATACCAGAGTTCCGGCAGCCAGCGGCCAAAGTCGTAACTGCTCCCCATCAGGGCATATAGCGCTTTACACATCAGTACCATCAATACCACATGGGCTACGGAAAACAGCACCGACGCCAATAGGTGCAGGCCGAGCTGCCGGCCTATCCGGGTCAGGCGCGGGGGGGGGGGGTAGCGGAAGGCGAAGAATGCCAAGGGAAACAGTATCAGCAGGCTGAGGGCACTGGTGTACTCCCAGGCGAAGGGTTCCCACTGCTGGATGGTCGCAGGGCCGTTGCGATTGTGGTCTGCCCACACGGAAAGTGCATTGACGGTATTGCTGGCGAAGATATAAACCGCGAGTATCAGGTAGATATACACGGTGCGATGGCGATCGAATCGGGCGATCCAGGGGGAGGGGCACACACCGGATGGTGACGATTCCCGTTCACTGTTTTCCATGGACATCCCACTTACCACCATTGCACACTGGTACAACCACGGGCGTTACCTGCTGGTGTTCGTTTTCGGCTACCTGTTCGCCCAGCAACCGCGCTGGTGGCGGTTTGTAATTGCCCGGCGCGCCGTATTCCTGAGCCTGGCCATTGGTTGCTATGCACTGATCGTCGCCGACCGCAACGGGGCTTTCGACGGGCTGGATGCCGGGGTCGCGGGCCACCCCGGCCATGCGCTTGCTGGTCGCCAGTGTGGTGGCACTTAACCTGTGGTCGTGGATATTTTCCGTGGTGGGTTTTGCCGGCTTCTACCTGAATCGTCCGAGCCCGTTGCTCCGCTATACCAACCCAGCGATTTTGCCCTGGTACATGCTGCACCAGACATTGATCATTGTGTTTGCCTGGAGCCTCAAGTCGTTGGCACTGCCGATGTGGTGGGAGGCTTTGGTTCTGTTGGCGTTGACGGTTGCCGGGTGCTTCATTGGCTATGAAGTCATCCGCCGTGTGAATACCCTGCGCTGGCTGTGCGGAATGGATGCGGCGGTAAGAGAAAAGAGCCAAAGCCTGCAAGAGGATGCCGCCACACCCGGTGCGATTTCGGCCCCCTGACGATCTGGCAGCCATAACGGAGTAGCGAGTACAACGTGTTTTCATGCTATTTGGTTATAGCATGACGGTCGACATCTATTGGTATTGTTGGATGATGGTTGTAATATAAATGCGGTTGGAGTTCAGATTCCGCACATTTCGTCGCCAGAGGAACACGACAATGCCGTCAATCGTTATCGCAGGTTACAAACGCTCGCCGTTTCACTTTGCCCGCAAGGGCGCGCTGGTGGATGTGCGGCCGGATGATCTCGCCGCCCAGGTACTGTGCGGCCTGGTGGAGTCTCTGGATCTGGACCCGGCGGAAATCGAGGATGTGATCATGGGCTGCGCCTATCCCGAGGCGGAGCAGGGCATGAATATCGCGCGCATCGCCAGCTTCCGCGCGGGCTTCCCGCAGCATCTGGGCGGTATGACGATCAACCGTTTCTGCGGCTCGTCCATGAGCGCGGTGCACTACGCCTATGGGCAGATCGCGGTGGGGGCGGGCGAGGCGTTTATCGCCGCTGGCGTGGAGTCCATGACGCGAGTGCCCATGGGTGGCTTCAACATATCGCCGAATCCGACGCTGCTGGAGACGTTCCCGCAGGTATACATGTCCATGGGTCACACCGCCGAAGAGGTGGCCAAGCGCTATGACATTAGCCGGGTGGAGCAGGAATCCTTTGCGGTGGAATCCCATGCGAAAGCGACTGTTGCGCAGCAGCGTGGCTTGCTGGCACCGGAAATTATCGCGGTGGAAACACCCAGTGGACTGGTGGCAGAGGACGGCTGTATCCGCCCCGGCACCAATACGGAAGCGCTGGCACAGCTAAAGCCGGCGTTTGAGGGTACCGTGACCGCAGGGACTGCCTCGCCACTCACCGATGGCGCTGCCGCGCTGCTGGTGTGTACCGAGTCCTTCGCGCGCAGTCACGGAATGGACATTCTCGCGCGGATCAAGGCGGTGGCAGTGGCTGGTTGCGCACCGGAAATCATGGGCATGGGACCGGTACACGCGGCCCGCAAGCTGCTGGGTCGCGCCGGTCTCAGCATTGCGGATATTGGTCTGGTAGAAATCAACGAAGCCTTTGCCAGTCAGTCCATTGCCTGTGTGCGTGAGCTCGGGCTGGAGATGGAACGGATCAACCTGCACGGTGGCGCCACCGCACTGGGGCACCCGCTGGGTGCAACCGGCGCGCGCATCACCGGCAAGGCGGCGGCGCTGCTGCGCGATAGCGATGAGCGCTATGCGGTGGCCACTCAGTGCATTGCCGGTGGCCAGGGTGTCGCGACTCTGCTGGAGCGTGTCGATTCCTGAATGTTGCGGGGAGTAGGTGTTGTGGAGTTTCGACGTTAATATGACGTTCGACATCTGATGTGAGGGCGCCATGCGCTATTCCAAAGAACACAAGGCTGAAACCCGCCTGCGGATTGTGGATGAGGCCTCGCGGCGTTTTCGCCGTGATGGCATCGGTGCCACCGGCTTGCAGGTGCTGATGAAAGCACTGGGGTTGACCCACGGTGGTTTTTACGCGCACTTCAAATCCAAGGACGACCTGGTGGAAACGGCGCTACAACGCGCGGTCGAAGAACGTGATGAGGTGGTGGATACGTACATGGAGGCGGATGCGCCGCTGCAGACGCTGATTGAGCAATACCTGTCGGCGGCCCATCGCAAGCACCCGGAGCAGGGCTGCCCGCTGCCTACCATGGCCGCAGAGCTGGGCCAGCGTGGCGCCCCCAGTGCCACCACGGATCAGCTGGTAAAGAAGCGCCTGGAACAGATCGCCACCGGACTTGGCGGTGATGAAGACGCCGATGAACGCAGCGTACTCATGCTGTCCGCCATGGTCGGTGCCCTGCAGCTGTCGCGCAGCGTGAAGAGCAAGCGCCTTTCCGACAGTATCCTGCAGACCACCGGGCGACTTCTAAAGGAAATGGCTGATTCGTAAAAACGGGTTCGACCTTGCAGCGCGCTTGTCTTCTATAGAGCGCTGTAAAGCCATCATCGGCTTATGCAAGGGGCTGTGGGCTAGAGGCGTCGCTGAAAGTGCATCAGCACAATATCACGCCCCTGTTTTTGGTAAGTATGAAAACGGTCGATAATGGCCGAAGGCAGCCCGATCTCGGACACTTCCGCATAACCCAGGGACTCGTAAAATGGTACGAGATGTTGGTAGGGGAAGGTAAAGGTGTGGTCGTCACAGGCTTCTGCCATATGTTCCAGCAACAGTCGTGCGACACCACGGCCGCGATGGTTCTCGGCGACTGCCACACCGGTCAGTAGTTGGCTGTCTGTCAGTTTGCGTAGCGAGCCGCAGGCAATAATCTGGTTTTTTCCGTCGCGGATGACCAAGCAGGGATCATGCCGCCGTGCTTTGCCGCGAAAATTATGGCTGCGGTAGAATTTGTTGGCTAACGGTATCTCCACGTCGGAAAGCCACTGAGCAGTCAGAGAATCAGTCGAAAAGTCCGGATCCATATCACTCCATGCCACGCGAAATCTGCTCAACCTGCCAGCGCCCCCTCAAGGTCTGCTATTGCAGTGCACTGGTCCATATCCCTAACCGGATAAAGGTTCTCATCATACAGCACCCCCTGGAACAGAAGCACCCGTTCAATACCGGACGGATGGCGCACCTCTGTCTCGACAACAGTGAGTTGATTGTGGCAGAGCAGCTGTCGGACGAAGAACTGGGGCAGTTGCTGAAACCCAGGTCTGCACTGCTCTATCCATCATTGAGCTGGTTGCCGGAAGCGGAGCAGCTGCAGTCCGGCACGCCACAGGCCGAGGCGCTGGAGCAGCTGGTAGTGATCGATGCAACCTGGCGGAAGTCGAAGAAGATGCTGCATTTGCATCCGATATTGCAGCAGCTGCCGAGAGTGAGTTTTGAGGGGGCGTTACAATCGGACTACCAGATTCGCCACTCATCGTTTGAGAACAGTCTGTCGACCATTGAAAGTATTGTTTTGGCAATGCAGGGCCTTGAGCCGGTTCGAAATTTTAAAGTCGTGCTACGCCCGTTCCAGAAAATGATTTCACTTCAAAAAGCATTGGGTACGCGGTGACAAGTTTTTTGATGGCTTTATAACTATATTTTTACGCAGAATTTTTACGCAGAGAAAAACCATCGTGACGACTGATGAGGTTGACTGCTATATCTATGGTAAAGCAATCAATCTCATTTTTAACATCTGGATCTCGGTTGAGTAGTACGGGTCTTTACTTTCAGATTTAAAGTAGACTTTTTGTATTAGTCCCCCTGGAGATGATGTTCGTTAAAGCCCTGACATAGAGAATGGTTGTGCTTGTGCTTCGAGCAACGTGTGATTTGTTGGATTTATGTCACAGGAAAAATGCACCCATTCTTTCTCGGAAAGAGAAATATAAGTTCTAAATTTGTTTTTTGATGGGGTGTAGTTCTGAGGGGGTGGAAATAGCCCCCAGGAGCTATTTTCATCTGCCGGGAAATATGATTCAGATGTATTGGGAGTATCGATGGGAAGTATCAATGGGACGTATCGATGGGGCTCAGATTGGCGAGCCCCGCACTGTACTGTGGGTATTTGAGTCTTTGTCAGAAGCGCAGGCGTATCCCCAGAGCCCCGTCAACCTCAAACCCTTCCTTGCCTTCATTATCACTGAATGCGTAGTTGGGCACCGCCTGAATATATGCCTGCAGGCTTGGGGCGACCCGGAAGGTTAGCCCTATCGGCAGGCGGACACCGGCTCTGTCGTTGTAGCTGTCGTGTCCACCATCCTCATAGAAGAGGCCCCCATCGATGTATGCGTGCAGGGTGCCGCGATCATTGCGCAGGTTCTGCAACCGAAAATCTGCCGCCAGCGCATCACTATTTGCAAAGAACGACGTATCGCGAAATTGTGCGGTCACACCCGCGCCAAGATCGTAGGCAACGCCGATGCCGAAACCAGAATTGCTATAAGCGAGCGAAGGGGCACTGACAAATGCC is a genomic window containing:
- a CDS encoding M14 family metallopeptidase, whose protein sequence is MNTTPVFYPIGTPGTPWGDLERAEWLSRQTRQRSYASEVVSKIEGLRDRFDVEEYGRLEYGDESFPLLAIRSHDWSEDLPVVLVTGGVHGYETSGVHGALEFVDQHAAEYAGRVNLLVAPCVSPWAYERIHRWNPNAIDPNRSFRENSPAEESAALLRLVEPIRDRALMHIDLHETTDTDETEFRPALAARDGKPFTPGGIPDGFYLVDDSENPQPEFQQAVIAAVEKVTHIAPADDNNEIIGSPVVARGVIEYPLRQLGLCASITNARYKTTTEVYPDSPRATPEQCNTAQAVAVCAAIDYALAQH
- a CDS encoding GFA family protein, whose translation is MSNEQTYEGSCFCGAVQLTVTGEPAAMGYCHCESCRHWSAGPVNAFTLWKPEAVKVTQGVDNIATFSKTPKSYRKWCKTCGGHVFAEHPTLGLTDVFAAVIPTFPYKPGVHVNYQEAVLRVRDGLPKLKDFPAEFGGSGEIIPE
- a CDS encoding OsmC family protein; its protein translation is MESLPHKYQVAANAANEGNVILTAGQLAPITSAGPVQFDGPGDQWSPEELLVAAVADCFILTFRAIAKFNGLEWTNLECSATGTLDKDGRKTCFTAFEVNAKLDVPQGTDTDKAQKLLEKSEQSCLITNSLTAAVTLQTEVTVS
- a CDS encoding LytR/AlgR family response regulator transcription factor, with protein sequence MENSERESSPSGVCPSPWIARFDRHRTVYIYLILAVYIFASNTVNALSVWADHNRNGPATIQQWEPFAWEYTSALSLLILFPLAFFAFRYPPPPRLTRIGRQLGLHLLASVLFSVAHVVLMVLMCKALYALMGSSYDFGRWLPELWYEYRKDVMGYASYFCMYYVFRLAYSRLKGEASLIAENEAPQIDSAGQRPPEHFLVKKLDKEFLVRVSDIEWIESAGNYVNLHSRGRIYPLRSTLKDISERLAPAGFSRIHRGLVVNHNVIEHIRFEPSGDGEVQLQCGKQLNLSRRYRDSFKLALAG
- a CDS encoding thiolase family protein, which encodes MPSIVIAGYKRSPFHFARKGALVDVRPDDLAAQVLCGLVESLDLDPAEIEDVIMGCAYPEAEQGMNIARIASFRAGFPQHLGGMTINRFCGSSMSAVHYAYGQIAVGAGEAFIAAGVESMTRVPMGGFNISPNPTLLETFPQVYMSMGHTAEEVAKRYDISRVEQESFAVESHAKATVAQQRGLLAPEIIAVETPSGLVAEDGCIRPGTNTEALAQLKPAFEGTVTAGTASPLTDGAAALLVCTESFARSHGMDILARIKAVAVAGCAPEIMGMGPVHAARKLLGRAGLSIADIGLVEINEAFASQSIACVRELGLEMERINLHGGATALGHPLGATGARITGKAAALLRDSDERYAVATQCIAGGQGVATLLERVDS
- a CDS encoding TetR/AcrR family transcriptional regulator → MRYSKEHKAETRLRIVDEASRRFRRDGIGATGLQVLMKALGLTHGGFYAHFKSKDDLVETALQRAVEERDEVVDTYMEADAPLQTLIEQYLSAAHRKHPEQGCPLPTMAAELGQRGAPSATTDQLVKKRLEQIATGLGGDEDADERSVLMLSAMVGALQLSRSVKSKRLSDSILQTTGRLLKEMADS
- a CDS encoding GNAT family N-acetyltransferase, with the protein product MAWSDMDPDFSTDSLTAQWLSDVEIPLANKFYRSHNFRGKARRHDPCLVIRDGKNQIIACGSLRKLTDSQLLTGVAVAENHRGRGVARLLLEHMAEACDDHTFTFPYQHLVPFYESLGYAEVSEIGLPSAIIDRFHTYQKQGRDIVLMHFQRRL
- a CDS encoding tRNA-uridine aminocarboxypropyltransferase; this translates as MPREICSTCQRPLKVCYCSALVHIPNRIKVLIIQHPLEQKHPFNTGRMAHLCLDNSELIVAEQLSDEELGQLLKPRSALLYPSLSWLPEAEQLQSGTPQAEALEQLVVIDATWRKSKKMLHLHPILQQLPRVSFEGALQSDYQIRHSSFENSLSTIESIVLAMQGLEPVRNFKVVLRPFQKMISLQKALGTR